The stretch of DNA CCAGTTTCCAGCGAGCCGGATTTATTTGGATTCGGCTTGTTTAAGCTGCTCTACGAATTGTTCCGGCGTATATTTTCCAAGCACCAGACCGCTCAACGCTTGCGGGAATTCCGCGCCGACGGCGGGGCTCACGCTTGCCCGGAAATGAGGGATGATGTATGGCGCGGCTTCCATTCCTTTTTTCATCTCGGTTTGCAGGCGTTCCACTTTATCATCCTTTGTAACCTCGTATTTAATGACGAACAATGATCCGGAATCGAGCGATATTTTCTTCACATTGTCCGGAGAGGTCAAATATTTAAGGAATTTCACAATGGCTTCTTCTTTCTTTTTATCCTTTTGTTTACCTACTGCCAGACTTGCCTGCGTAAAGCCGACATACTGCCCGGGTTGTCCTTTGCCTCCTTCGTAAACGGGGGCAGGCGCAACCTCGACGGAATCGTACAATTGATCAATGCCTTCCTTTTTGATTCGACCGATAAACCAGGGCCCGTTGAGCAGCACGGCGGTTTGCTGATTTAAAAAGTGACCGCCTGCATTGTCCAATCCGACCGCATCTCCCGTAGTGTAATCAAAGAGCTTTTTCAATACCTCGGCGGCTTGTACAAAGGCGGGGTCGTCCAATCCGTGTTTGTACACATCCGGCCCTCCAATCGCGGACACGAGCTGGGAGTACCACAGCATGGAAACCCAACCATCGCCTCCGGTCATTTGCGTGGCGGGAGCGATGCCTGCGGCTTTCAATTTATCAAAAGCGGCGAACAGCTCGGTGTATGTTTTGGGGAATCCGGTGATGCCCGCTTGTTTGAACAGCTTGGTATTGTATAATACCGGGGTTACGCCGAACTCGAACGGAATCGAGTACACTTTGCCGTCGTATGTGGCATTGTCAAAGGCATGATCCAGGAACGTGCTTTTCCACTGCTCGTCCAGATAAGGAGTAAGATCGGCTAAATTTCCCGATTTGTAATAGAACTCCCCGTCCGCAGGATTATCGAAGGAAAAAATATCCGGTGTTGTCCCCGTCGTAATATTGGTGCGGATCTTATCCTTGTAAGCGGCGTAATCGGGAATCTCTTCAACGACGACTTTGATTTTGCCTTGATTCTGTTCGTTGAAATCTTTGACAATTTGAGCGAACGTGGCGGCTTTGGAATCTTTCGCTACCCATATGCTGGGGAATTTGATTTCGATTTCGGATGCTTCGCCGCTTTTCGCGTTTTCTCCGCACGCGCTTAGCAGTATGGAAAAGACGAGCAAGATCGCAGGCAGCGTAAGCAGGAGAGTTCTCTTTTTCATCGTATGTACACTCCTTAAATGGTTATTAGTTAGCAAACAGTATGATATTATTAGCTCTCTAGTGGTCTAGTCAATGTCCAATAAATTAACTTGGTTTACTATGCTTTATATATTATCAAGCCGAATCTTCACAAGTAAATGTCATTTTAAGTTGTTCGTGCATGTCATTTTAAGTCATGGTGAATGATTGCTGCAGAATAAAAGAGTGAATGAAAGGCATTGTGAACCTTGTAGAAATTATATATTATTTATAAAAATGAGATCGCATTATAAAAAGAGGTATGTTAAATGAAAGACAAGATGATAGAGGATAATCATGAGTTTTTGGAGTTATGCCTCTTTACCCCTTCCGTATACGAAAAGTCCGGAGCCGCTTGGCCGATTCGCCTTGGACATAATATTGCCAAACCGAATTATCACATTGGCCCCCGGACGACCCCTTATTATTATTTAATTTTTGTGCTGGAAGGGCAAGGGACGTTTAATCAAAACAAACAAACCTTTGAGCTCCGTAAAAATGATATTTTTTGTCTGTTTCCACAGGTCATTCATGAATATTACACACGTGCGGATGATCCGCTCCGCAAAGTATTTCTTGCTTTTGACGGGAGACAGGCTTTGAGTCTGCTTGAGAAGATTGGACTGACTATGCACAGCCCGCATGCAGCGGGTGTATTGACACCCGAAGCGATTCAACTGATGTGGGATTTCTTCAGATTGGTGAATTCAGATAACGACACGGACCTGGGACGGCTAATCTTATTCCACCGTATCTTCGATCATCTCTCTGCTGCGATTGACGGTTCTGCCCGTAATGATCGGCGGGATGTCTCGTGGCTGCAAAAAGGGCATGAATATATGGAGATTCACTATGCGGAGGGCATCACAGTCGAAAGAGTATCAGAGTATGTCGGCATAGACCGCACTCACTTTACCAAACAGTACCGCAAGGCTTACGGAATCACTCCCATTCAGTTTATCCAGGAGTTGAAAATGAAGGAAGCCCGGTCATTGCTGGAGCAGACCTCCTATACCTTGTCCGAAATTGCTCACTCTGTCGGCTACCCTGATATCTTCTCCTTCTCGAAAGCATTCAAGAAGCGTCTTGGTGTCGCACCCACTCAGTATCGGGATACGAAAATCAAAAGCGGGCAGCAGAAATGAGTCAGGTATGGTGTGAGTAACTATGAAGAAGAACACGGAAGCACAAAAAAAGGTTGGGTCAGAATCATCTTCTGCCCAACCTTTCTCTATGTAAACAAACTACTGTTTTATTGTCAGTTTCAATTGACATCGATGGAAATAGTGATAAAATATAGCGTGAAACAAAATTAATATAGATTATAACATAAAACAAAGAAAAAGTCAACTATTTTCTATATTTTTTTCTTAGAAAAATTAATGAGGGAGGATACCGGCATGTATTTACCCCGCCTTTTCAACTCCTTGAACGTATCTATGCAGGAACAATGTATAACCGAATTACTGGAATTGAACGAGAAGACGAAGGAATATGGCCTGATCCTGACCCCGCAGGACGTTGAACTGATGATGGCGGCGAGAAACCAGGTCCTGTACAGCTACGGGCGGGTGGAATTGAGTATTGAAGTGACCAAGGCGCTCATCGAGGTATTCTCGGCGTCCTCGTTTATCAACCAGGAGAACTATGCGGATACGCTGAATGAACTGCATGAGATTTTTTATTATCTGAAAAATGAAACAGAAGACAAAATCAGCGACATGAAGCTCCTCCACAGGATGAAGGAAGTGTTCGAAGAGGATTGCGAGGGCTCATTGGACTTGTTAAAAAGCAGACTCGAAGAGTATGCCGAAGAGTTCCGGAGAGATTTGCAGAAGAACGATTCTTTATTTGAAGGAGAAGATGAATATTGGGACCTGAACATATAAATAACGGGAGCGAGTTGACCGTTCAGGGCGGCATTCGCAAATCTCGGCTGCAGCGCAATCAATATACGATCTCCTTAATGAACGAAGGCTTGCGGGCGGGGCTGCTGACGGGCCAGGAAATGACGCGCATTCAGAATGCGTTCATGCAGTTCTTGCAGGAGATGATCAAGAAATACACCCGGGGCGAAAGCACTTCGGTGACCACGGAAACCGCCGAAAGCCTCCTGACTTCGATCATGTATGCGGCCGATGCGTATCTGTTCAGCTTTGAGGAGCCGGAGAAGGCGATTACGTATCTCAAAACGGTTGACTTACGCCAAATCTATGAACGAGGCGTGGAAAAGGTCACTCAATGCTTGGAAGAGACCAAGGAGCTATATAAGGAAATCATGGTTAACAAGCTGGAGGTTCCGGTCGACGCCTATAACATGACCATCGATGAGTCCCTGCCTGTCTTTCTAAGGAAATACGGCATCATCTTTGATGCCCACAATACGATGGCGAGTATCGATTACCCGCTGGCTTCCGATGACATGCGGCTTCAGGGCGTTTTTTATATCAAGCAGTATCTGGAACGGTTGAAGCTGGAGACCGAATTTTGCGCGATGTTCGATCAGCGGGAGCTGCTGGATTTGCTGGTGCACTACGGAAGGGAATGCAGATTTAACTACCGGATTGAGTTGTTCAATATATATGAGATTGTGCTGAATAATGCGATTTTCTCGGTTTTATCAGGGGGAGATGCCGATGAAATCCGAATTTCCGAGAGTCAATACGAACGGTTAGAACGACAATTCATGAGCCTTACTGAACCGCAAATCAGGTCCGTCATCTACGGTGGGATGGGAAGGCTTCAGCAAGAATTGCCGATTCATCCGCAATTGAAGGAGTATATGGACGGGTGCAGAGAGGACCTCGTTCAGCGGGTGGCGAATGCCGCAAAGCACAGCAGCTTACGGGCTGTTATTATTACAGAGCGGGAGGCGGAAGTGAAGTCCATCGTCATTGTCTTGGGCGAAGACGACAGAATGAGCGATGTAGAGTTAAGAAGACGGCTGGATGAGATTATGGCCTGCGAGCGGAAGGAGGACAAAGTGAGGCTGATCTTATCGAGCTTTCATTCCTTCCACGACTTCCTCGATATGCTTGAATCCGACTGCTTGTATGGGGATGAGTATGATGCGCTTTTCCATGCTTTTGGCGATATGGAGCTGGCAATTTTGGCGAAAATCGTATTCTATGAAGAGCTGCGAAGCGAGTCTTTGGATCTGCCGTCCATGCTGTTACTTAAGAATGAGTATACGATGGATTGGCAAATGCAATTTGTCCAGTGCCTGCAGGGGATGAGCCGGGAGCGGCTGCAAGCCGTCGAGAAGTATATGGGCGAGATGGACTATGAACAAATGAGATTCTACTGAACAGTAATTATCTTTTATTTCATAAAAGTGACTTTATCGAAAAAGAAATTTTAAACTTTTATGCAAGATCACAGACAAACAGACCTGATGCGGGAACTCTCTATCAGGTCTGTTTATCTTGTTAAAGGAAGTGCGAAAATATCTGGATTAAGCTCCGCAATGAGGCTGTCCCGGAAATGATCGGCAGCCGAGCTACGTTAACGGGCACATACTCGCATCCAATAAAATTAGAATCATGCCAGGGCTTACTCCTCAAATTTCATCGGATCAGATGGCATACCCCAGCACCCAACAGAGATGCGGCAGCATTAAAGCATATTTTCCAGCGCCATTTTGTCCGAGCCGCGCAAACAATTCCCTTTTTTTATCGAGAGATTAAGAGAGTTTACAGCCGTTTGGTTACGAAATTCTTTAGGTGTTTTTTGAAGGGTAATTCGTATATGTTATAATGACCTGGTTAGGTTTTTTGGGTAACTTTCCCATACAACTCACAGAAAGGATGAGGACAAAGTGGAATTTGTACAGGTATCCGATACCGGGCTTCAAGCCTCTCGAATTGGTTTGGGCACTTGGGCAATCGGCGGCTGGATGTGGGGCGGAAGCGATGATGCCGAGTCCGTTCGCACCATTCATGCTGCATTGGATCGCGGAATTAATGTGATCGATACGGCGCCCGTATACGGTTTTGGCCATTCTGAGGAAGTTGTTGGACAAGCGATTCAATCCTATGGGAAACGGGATCGCATCCTGATCGCGACCAAGGCGGCGCTGGAGTGGGCAGATGGCAGCGTCCACCGCAACGCGACGAAACAGCGCATCATGAAAGAAATCGATGACTCTCTTCAGCGTTTGAAGACCGATTATATTGACATTTATCAAATTCATTGGCCGGACCCGTTAGTTCCTATAGAAGAAACAGCGGAAACGATGCGGCAATTATTGGAGCAGGGGAAAATCCGCGCTATTGGCGTTAGTAATTTCACAACCGCTCTGATGGAAGAATTCCGAAAGATTGCACCGCTGCATACGGACCAGCCTCCCTATAATTTGTTTGAGCGTGAAATTGAAAAGGACGTTTTGCCTTATTGCGCGGAACATCAAATCACTACGCTGCTTTATGGAAGCTTGTGCCGCGGCTTATTAAGCGGACGCATGCAAGCACATGCAGAGTTTACAGGCGACGATTTACGCAAGGTGGATCCGAAGTTTCAAGCCCCGCGTTTCGGGCAATATCTAGATGCCGTGCAGAAACTCGATCAATTTGCTCAGCAAAATTACGGAAAACGTGTGATTCATCTGGCTGTCCGGTGGATTCTGGCTCAACCCGGCGCCAGCATCGCGCTTTGGGGAGCGCGGAAGCCTGAGCAATTGACCCCGGTGGATGAAGTAATGGGCTGGTCACTGGATCAAAGTGCTTTAGAAGAAATCGATCGTATTATTGAAGAAACCGTGAAGGAACCGGTCGGCCCGGAATTTATGGCACCTCCAAGCCGGTCTTTGTAAGGAAAAAGACAATCTTCCTTCCTCAGGGGGATTGTCTTTTCGTAATGAGATTTTGTTCATTAGGAGCAATCCATATGATGAGACTGAAGGGCATCCTGGTATCCGGTCAATTCCATCTCAGATAACGGTGAAGCGTTGTCTGGAGCATTGTGCCGCCCTGACGGAGCTGCCTGGTTGATAAAGGGAGGAAGCTGAGCCTGTTTTACACCTATACGCTGAAGCAGTCTGGCAAATCCTTCCGCATCTTCCGGTCGGTCGTTCAATCCGGGAATAAGGGTAAGCCGAACCTCAACCTCGCTTGGACTTAGGAGAGAGTTCCGCAAATTTTCAATAATTAAATCATTGTAAACCCCGGTTATTTTTCTGTGCGCTTCACGTTCATAGTGTTTTAAGTAGAATATAAGATGACCGATTAAGGGAACTACCTTGGCAAATTGAGTCTCTGTTACATATCCGGTAGTTTCAACGGCGGTATGCACTCCCCGTTCCTTCAAGCGTGACAGCAGTTCATAGACAAAGGAATGCTGCATCATGGCCTCTCCGCCAGTCAACATGACCCCATTTGCTGTCTTTCCGTAGGAATCAGGATTGTCGAGGCACAACTCCATTACCTCCTGAACGGAATAAATCCGTCCGTCCTCGAAATGTCTGGTTCTAACCGGGTCCCACAGCAACCTGACTCCAGGATTGCGAAGCTCCGGATTGGGGCACCAAGTGCAGTAGAGAGGGCAGCCCTTTAGGTGGACGACCGTTTGGGTACCGGAACCGTCCTGGGTGCTGTGTTTCTGTATGTCACGAATGCAAGCGCTTGCGTTACTCGTTATCACAAGACTCCTCCTTATAATGATCCCCGGACAACCTGAACTATCAAATAAACGAAATGAATCACATTCGTCATTCTAGATATATTCACCAGGTTGTGAAATATAATACCAACGTCTTTTGGGTTTTATATTTTTTGTTATTCATTATATTGTGAATTATGGATATATCAAATAGGTGTATTTGGGGGGATTGAGGAGATAAGATGACAAAAACTAAAGCAGTAATTCTTCTTATCATTATCTTGTGTATAGTCGGCGGGTATTCCTGTATCAGCTTAATAGATGGGTGGCGCTTTACTGCGATTGCCGCCGCGAATGCACAATCATCTGTAGGAATGGATGCAGTCGTCTTTGATCAATTAGACTTACCATGGGGAAAAGTGTTTTTACTAGATACTCCTAACGGGGAACGAACGGCGGTTGTTCGTAAGAAGGGACCTTTGTGGTTTTGTAATTTGGTAACTACATTCAATCCTGCGAATGCTTCCGATCCAGTAAGGACTGTCGGTTGGCTTAATTATCAGTACTCAGGCGGGACCTCTCCAGAATCAATAGCACTTATTGATGTAATTACAAGTGACCCGCAAGTTGCATGGATCGAAGTCGGTGAAGGAACGGATCGTGTTAAAAAGCAAATAGAACCTAACAAACCGTTATTAGTATGGTGGCCTAAAGCATTTATCGGGTCTTCATTAAAACCCATAGCATTATCATCTGAGGACAAACCGTTGTATGAATACCGCTTTGCTCAGGAGAATGTAACGGATACAACGACATTAAAATGGTATCCAATTAAGAATAATTGATCAATATCCGAGTGTGAAGGGGACGCAGACGCTATGCTTGTCAAATTTCGGAGTCCAGGATCAGGCGCTGCTTAACATTTTGGCGGGGCAAGTGAGCCGTTGGGGATGCTTCCGATGCAAATACCTTCGTTTTTTTCATACCTGGACAAGCCGAGTAATGAGAAATATGATATATAGAAATATATGTAAGTATTTTTTTGACAGGAGGACAAGACAATGAAGCAAAAAGAAATTATTTTGAAAAATGGAATTAATCCATACCAAAAGCCGTCAAGGATTTTCTCCGAAACAGATCAATTGCCTATCGAAGTATTAAACGGGAATCCGGGATACATCAATTTTATGGATGCTATTAATTCTTGGCAGTTGGTTAAAGAGCTTAAAATTGCCATGAAACTCCCTGCGGCAGCTTCCTTTAAGCATGTAAGCCCGGCAGGCAGTGGAATAGGGCTGCCACTTGATGAAAAACTAAAGAAGGCTTATTTTGTTGAGGGTATGGAATTAAGTCCATTAGCTGCCGCGTATGCAAGGGCTAGAGGTGCGGACAGGATTTCTTCTTTTGGAGATTGGATCGCTCTAAGCGACAAGGTGGATGAGGCAACTGCTTTGCTTATCAAAAAGGAAGTATCAGACGGTATCATTGCCCCTGATTATTCCGTCGAAGCCTTGAAAATTCTTAAACAAAAGCGCAAAGGCAGCTTCAATATTATAAAAATAGATCCGGACTATGAACCTGATGCCTTAGATACAAGGAAAATTTATGGAATTGTTTTTGAGCAGCACCGGAATAGCCTAATCCCTAATAAGGATTTATTACATAATATTTTAACTGAAAATAAGAATCTGCCTGATGAAGCTGTCCGTGATTTGATCGTTTCAATGATAACTTTAAAATATACCCAGTCTAATTCAGTTTGTTATGCCTTGAATGGACAGGTTATTGGATGTGGAGCTGGGCAGCAGTCCAGAATTCATTGTACTCGTCTCGCTGGAGAAAAAGCTGACCTCTGGTTCCTTCGTCAGCATCCAGCGGTGTTGAACTTACAGTTTAAGGAAGGCGTTTCGAGAACAGAAAAAGATATTTCAATTGACCAGTTCCTGGGGAACAATACAACAGCTGAGGAAATGAAAGATTGGGGAGATGTCTTTGTAAATATTCCAAAAAGACTCACCCAGGAAGAAAAAAACGATTGGCTGAAGAATTTGGATGGCGTTTCCCTTGGTTCTGATGCATTTTTCCCTCAGAGGGACAATATCGATCGCGCTCAAAAAAGTGGTGTGAAATACATTGTCCAACCAGGCGGCTCAATTAGGGACGATAAGGTTATTAACGCGTGTAACGAATATGGAATGGTGATGGCGTTCTCCAACACTCGGTTGTTTCATCACTAAGGTTGTCTGCATCAGATTCACGTCCAAATATCCGATTCCGAATACTGATATAGGCTGCCGAGGAGATACGGCAGCCTTACAATATTAACGGTCAGGTAAAATATCTTCCCAATATTTAATGGGTTCGTTATTCTCAAGTCCAGGGATTGGTTTGCCTTTCGGGAGGTCAAAAGACCATTGAACATCTGAGTAATACCGATCAATAATACTACGAATCAGGGTAAGTTTCGTAGGAGTGTAGGATAATCCTTTGATGATAAAACTGCCGTCCAGAGTTTTTTTATCAAGATCCCTGGTCCCTCGAAACTCTATGGGGTATTTATTGCCTTTATCATCAATGGCCTGCCATTGATCAACTGCAGGATTGGCTATATTCATGTATTTACCCTTAATTTTGACTACTCCTGCCGATTTCGCTTCTTGATTCTCAATAACTCCAGCCGCTATCGCTGCTTGTTGATCAGGATCTTGAGTAATCTTAAAGGCGTTAAACCATACTTTATCGCCTGAATTACTAAATACCGCATTTTCTTTATTCAGTCTGGATGGATAAATGACTACGGAACCCTCACTCTTCTCAGGTATGGAGTATCCATCCAACACCATTTTTACGTGCTGTGAGTCATAAGGCAGATCAATAAAGGTATACACCCAGTGGATCCCTTGTTCCGTACGTTTGGATGTTGCTCCCGCTAACATAGAAATCGAGTGCATTCCATTAACTTGTGATATTATATTTCCCTGTTCATCTTCAAAATGAAACATTAATTTCTGCATCTCTTCCATATTAGCCGGAACTTTATTTCTTGCCTGTTGGCTCAGTGACGTTGTAAGCTCAAATTTCACTCCGCTCGGAGTATGGGTCAGTTTATCTATTTGTATAGTCAGGCCTTCTGGAGTAACATAGTGTTCATTCAGCTCATCTACAGTAGTCAGAGAATCTGCTTGAGTCAAATCGACCGGGAAAGAAAATTTCCAGTTTCCTTTTGTTTCTTTGATCTTATCAATACGGCTCTCTACAGTAATTGTTGGAGAAGTGAGTTCCCCTTTATAGATATAGGTAAAAACATCTACGCCGCTATTTCCGCTTCCAAATCTCCCTAAGCCAATTTCATTCCCTCGTTCATCCTTAATACTGATTTGCTCCCAATTAAATCCTTGCAGAACCGGTTTGCCAAACCGATCGGTGACTTTTACAGCTATTGTGAGTCGAGACGCATCTGCTGAAACCTCGTTCACCTGAATTCTGTAGCCGTGACTGCTAACATTTATGCCTGGATCTTGAATGAGTCCTAATTTTCTGGACTGCTGCAGTCCAGGGTCAAGTTCAGCATCAGACGAAAACATGGACCGAACAATTTCCGCTATTGATGGATTTGCATAGATTAATGATCTGCTGGTATTTAAATGAGCATTTTGCATAATTCATTTTTTTCTTAAAGGCAAACGAAAATGCTTTCGTTAGTGAAGTAAAATGAAAAAAGGACAGACGAGCAGAATTTTCAGAAGTCTCAAAAAATTATGCGGCGCTTATCTTGTGCTGTTTTGCGACAGCGAGCGCCGATACAAGTAGAACAATGGCATTCAGATAGAGGTGAGTCGTGACTTTTTGAATGCCCCACACCTGTAATCGGTTGGCGGTTAAGTCATCCTTCAGCCTTGAATTGCAGCGTTCCACGCTGGTCCGTTTGTTGTACAGGTCCTTCCAGCCCCGGCTTTCCCGGTGAGGCAGGCAGTAGCGGCGTAGATCGTCCCGGCCGCTTACCTTGACGACCATGCCGTAGTTCGAATTGGAACAAGCCGTCATGCCGAGCGGGCAATCGACCTTACCCGTGGCGTGCGGACAGCGAAACTTCAAACGTCCGTTTTCCAGCCCCCAATAGGTCATGGGAAACCCCATGGAGCAACATGGGGTGCCTTTGCTGGTCATCCCGGCAGGCGGCTCTTTCTCGTTTCGAAGATTAAGCGGGATAATGGCCTGAGCCTTAAGATCTCGGGCGGCTTCGTAGTTTTTCAACTGGTCATAGCCCGCATCCAGCATGAAAAATCGCACCTTGGTTTTTAGCAGCAGCCTGTTCCATGAGCGCGGGACCTTCCTCGCCATCATTGATATGGGCTGGCGTAACCTTCAGTGCCAAGGGCAGTTCGCTTTGGGTATCCACGGCTAGATGCAGTTTGTAGCCAAACCATTTGACCTTGTTGCCAAAGGAATCGAGCTTCACGCCCCAATTGGCGTTGCCGGTGAGCTCACTTTTCGACTTGGGCTGTTTTCTCTCGTAGGCTTGGATCGCCGTACTATCAATAGCGACATGGATTCCGTCCATAATTTTGGCTTCCTATTTTGGCTTCCTGACACTGAAGGACAAGATTTTCAAACAAGCGCTGAGCCATGCCTTTTTGCGTGATCTCAGCAAACACACGGCTCAAGGTGGAGATCGAGGGGGAGCGATCCAGCCGCAGTCCGCATTGGTAACGAAAACGCAAATCGAATTGGAGTCTACGTTGTTAAGTCGGTAAAGGTATCGATATGCTCCAAAGGAGCTGCAAGCAAGGCACGAAGAATGCCTTGGCGGCAGTGTCCATCGGCTCCTCGGGGTGAAGAACTCCTTAGTTCTTTCGCATAAGGCTGCAAGTCCAGGGCGCTGAAAAAGATGGGCAGCCGTTCGTTAGATTCAAGTTTTTGCAGTTCCTCAAAGGAAAACAGACTTTCTTGGAGAATATACAAAGGGGACTTCCTCCTCTTGGGTGTTTTGGTGTGGTTACCAAAAAACTTCTCTAAGTTGGGGTGAAGTCCTTCTTTATGCTCAAAATCTCCTTGCCTAGCAAGGGCTCAGTTTAATGCAAAATGCTCAAATATCAAAAGAGCAGAATGCCACATTTTCAATAAATAATTAAATCGTAAATAAAAGTACATATTTAATGAATTAATCCATAAATATCCTTAGATAATGTTGACAAAAAACATTATCTTGCAGATACTAGGATATGAGAAGATAATATGTAAAATTAATTCATTTTTGCAATTTAAAATTAGGTGATAGAAATGGAAAAAAGAAATCGAAGTTGGGAATCCTTTAGAAAAACTAATTAATCAACTGAGAGTGATTAAGGGAACATACGAAGGACGTGTAGTTCTTCAAGGATTAAACTGGTCTATGTCAGATCAGGGTTGATTTTATTATCAAATTGGAGTAACGGTATCGTTGCTCCAATTTTTTTGAGTAAGTCCAGCATGGGCGTCATCTCTACAGTG from Paenibacillus sophorae encodes:
- a CDS encoding radical SAM protein encodes the protein MITSNASACIRDIQKHSTQDGSGTQTVVHLKGCPLYCTWCPNPELRNPGVRLLWDPVRTRHFEDGRIYSVQEVMELCLDNPDSYGKTANGVMLTGGEAMMQHSFVYELLSRLKERGVHTAVETTGYVTETQFAKVVPLIGHLIFYLKHYEREAHRKITGVYNDLIIENLRNSLLSPSEVEVRLTLIPGLNDRPEDAEGFARLLQRIGVKQAQLPPFINQAAPSGRHNAPDNASPLSEMELTGYQDALQSHHMDCS
- a CDS encoding ABC transporter substrate-binding protein, yielding MKKRTLLLTLPAILLVFSILLSACGENAKSGEASEIEIKFPSIWVAKDSKAATFAQIVKDFNEQNQGKIKVVVEEIPDYAAYKDKIRTNITTGTTPDIFSFDNPADGEFYYKSGNLADLTPYLDEQWKSTFLDHAFDNATYDGKVYSIPFEFGVTPVLYNTKLFKQAGITGFPKTYTELFAAFDKLKAAGIAPATQMTGGDGWVSMLWYSQLVSAIGGPDVYKHGLDDPAFVQAAEVLKKLFDYTTGDAVGLDNAGGHFLNQQTAVLLNGPWFIGRIKKEGIDQLYDSVEVAPAPVYEGGKGQPGQYVGFTQASLAVGKQKDKKKEEAIVKFLKYLTSPDNVKKISLDSGSLFVIKYEVTKDDKVERLQTEMKKGMEAAPYIIPHFRASVSPAVGAEFPQALSGLVLGKYTPEQFVEQLKQAESK
- a CDS encoding DUF6323 family protein produces the protein MYLPRLFNSLNVSMQEQCITELLELNEKTKEYGLILTPQDVELMMAARNQVLYSYGRVELSIEVTKALIEVFSASSFINQENYADTLNELHEIFYYLKNETEDKISDMKLLHRMKEVFEEDCEGSLDLLKSRLEEYAEEFRRDLQKNDSLFEGEDEYWDLNI
- a CDS encoding phosphoribosylaminoimidazolecarboxamide formyltransferase, whose product is MKQKEIILKNGINPYQKPSRIFSETDQLPIEVLNGNPGYINFMDAINSWQLVKELKIAMKLPAAASFKHVSPAGSGIGLPLDEKLKKAYFVEGMELSPLAAAYARARGADRISSFGDWIALSDKVDEATALLIKKEVSDGIIAPDYSVEALKILKQKRKGSFNIIKIDPDYEPDALDTRKIYGIVFEQHRNSLIPNKDLLHNILTENKNLPDEAVRDLIVSMITLKYTQSNSVCYALNGQVIGCGAGQQSRIHCTRLAGEKADLWFLRQHPAVLNLQFKEGVSRTEKDISIDQFLGNNTTAEEMKDWGDVFVNIPKRLTQEEKNDWLKNLDGVSLGSDAFFPQRDNIDRAQKSGVKYIVQPGGSIRDDKVINACNEYGMVMAFSNTRLFHH
- a CDS encoding DUF6179 domain-containing protein produces the protein MGPEHINNGSELTVQGGIRKSRLQRNQYTISLMNEGLRAGLLTGQEMTRIQNAFMQFLQEMIKKYTRGESTSVTTETAESLLTSIMYAADAYLFSFEEPEKAITYLKTVDLRQIYERGVEKVTQCLEETKELYKEIMVNKLEVPVDAYNMTIDESLPVFLRKYGIIFDAHNTMASIDYPLASDDMRLQGVFYIKQYLERLKLETEFCAMFDQRELLDLLVHYGRECRFNYRIELFNIYEIVLNNAIFSVLSGGDADEIRISESQYERLERQFMSLTEPQIRSVIYGGMGRLQQELPIHPQLKEYMDGCREDLVQRVANAAKHSSLRAVIITEREAEVKSIVIVLGEDDRMSDVELRRRLDEIMACERKEDKVRLILSSFHSFHDFLDMLESDCLYGDEYDALFHAFGDMELAILAKIVFYEELRSESLDLPSMLLLKNEYTMDWQMQFVQCLQGMSRERLQAVEKYMGEMDYEQMRFY
- a CDS encoding helix-turn-helix transcriptional regulator, whose translation is MKDKMIEDNHEFLELCLFTPSVYEKSGAAWPIRLGHNIAKPNYHIGPRTTPYYYLIFVLEGQGTFNQNKQTFELRKNDIFCLFPQVIHEYYTRADDPLRKVFLAFDGRQALSLLEKIGLTMHSPHAAGVLTPEAIQLMWDFFRLVNSDNDTDLGRLILFHRIFDHLSAAIDGSARNDRRDVSWLQKGHEYMEIHYAEGITVERVSEYVGIDRTHFTKQYRKAYGITPIQFIQELKMKEARSLLEQTSYTLSEIAHSVGYPDIFSFSKAFKKRLGVAPTQYRDTKIKSGQQK
- a CDS encoding aldo/keto reductase produces the protein MEFVQVSDTGLQASRIGLGTWAIGGWMWGGSDDAESVRTIHAALDRGINVIDTAPVYGFGHSEEVVGQAIQSYGKRDRILIATKAALEWADGSVHRNATKQRIMKEIDDSLQRLKTDYIDIYQIHWPDPLVPIEETAETMRQLLEQGKIRAIGVSNFTTALMEEFRKIAPLHTDQPPYNLFEREIEKDVLPYCAEHQITTLLYGSLCRGLLSGRMQAHAEFTGDDLRKVDPKFQAPRFGQYLDAVQKLDQFAQQNYGKRVIHLAVRWILAQPGASIALWGARKPEQLTPVDEVMGWSLDQSALEEIDRIIEETVKEPVGPEFMAPPSRSL
- a CDS encoding DUF4179 domain-containing protein codes for the protein MQNAHLNTSRSLIYANPSIAEIVRSMFSSDAELDPGLQQSRKLGLIQDPGINVSSHGYRIQVNEVSADASRLTIAVKVTDRFGKPVLQGFNWEQISIKDERGNEIGLGRFGSGNSGVDVFTYIYKGELTSPTITVESRIDKIKETKGNWKFSFPVDLTQADSLTTVDELNEHYVTPEGLTIQIDKLTHTPSGVKFELTTSLSQQARNKVPANMEEMQKLMFHFEDEQGNIISQVNGMHSISMLAGATSKRTEQGIHWVYTFIDLPYDSQHVKMVLDGYSIPEKSEGSVVIYPSRLNKENAVFSNSGDKVWFNAFKITQDPDQQAAIAAGVIENQEAKSAGVVKIKGKYMNIANPAVDQWQAIDDKGNKYPIEFRGTRDLDKKTLDGSFIIKGLSYTPTKLTLIRSIIDRYYSDVQWSFDLPKGKPIPGLENNEPIKYWEDILPDR